One stretch of Bacillota bacterium DNA includes these proteins:
- a CDS encoding M20/M25/M40 family metallo-hydrolase — protein AGLVMMAWAVQALRAVGSAPNRPVVFLVTADEEVGSASARPIIEACAKGAAYALVLEPAGPGGAVKTARKGVAQYRLIVTGRSAHAGNDFWRGINANVALAEVLLAVHALSDRESGTTVNVGVMGGGTRPNVVAERAWADVDVRFATRSEAERIDRAMRSLQAGGGARLEVSGGVNRWPLERQASAALYEQARGLAAELGLELGEAQVGGGSDGNITAELGVPTLDGLGPDGDGAHSASEYVYVPSLPLRTAFLARLLETL, from the coding sequence GGCCGGCCTGGTCATGATGGCGTGGGCTGTGCAGGCGCTGCGGGCGGTGGGCTCGGCGCCGAACCGCCCGGTCGTCTTTCTGGTCACGGCGGACGAGGAGGTGGGCAGCGCTTCAGCCCGGCCCATCATCGAGGCCTGCGCGAAAGGCGCCGCCTATGCCCTCGTGCTCGAGCCGGCCGGCCCTGGCGGCGCCGTCAAGACCGCCCGCAAGGGCGTGGCCCAGTACCGGCTGATCGTCACCGGCCGCAGCGCCCACGCCGGTAACGACTTCTGGCGGGGCATCAACGCCAACGTGGCCCTGGCCGAGGTACTGCTGGCGGTGCACGCGCTCTCCGACCGGGAGAGCGGCACCACGGTCAACGTGGGGGTCATGGGCGGCGGCACCCGGCCAAACGTCGTGGCGGAACGGGCCTGGGCCGACGTGGACGTGCGCTTCGCCACCCGCTCCGAAGCCGAGCGCATCGACCGGGCCATGCGGAGCTTGCAGGCCGGAGGCGGGGCCCGGCTGGAGGTCTCCGGCGGCGTCAACCGGTGGCCCCTCGAACGCCAGGCGTCGGCTGCCCTCTACGAGCAGGCCCGCGGCCTGGCTGCCGAGCTTGGCCTGGAACTGGGGGAGGCGCAGGTGGGCGGCGGAAGCGACGGCAACATCACCGCCGAACTCGGCGTGCCTACGCTGGACGGGCTGGGTCCCGATGGCGACGGTGCCCACTCGGCGAGCGAATACGTGTACGTGCCCTCGCTGCCGCTGCGCACGGCGTTCCTGGCCCGGCTTCTGGAGACCCTTTGA